From one Dysidea avara chromosome 9, odDysAvar1.4, whole genome shotgun sequence genomic stretch:
- the LOC136266600 gene encoding nicotinamide N-methyltransferase-like, with product MSTVQISYLTDFDGREYVKSFYNAVDGNPQEKGFTLLYRTQVIEFYKRYNSKWDNNTARLLEFSGGASIVGLISAVPYVNQIIFSAHTESERKEVELWKFEKDGAHDWSDHFKFAVNELENITGNAARQDREKLLRQRITAIIGCDIFQDYPLSIKQDPFEIISASLCLEVACSTYLEYKAAVKKLVTLLKPGGFLTMFVVERETFYMVGEKRWPCFPVTLEQVKEALADAGMVVLVAERDPAPIHDIENPIISDYKAVVFVAAQRVVF from the coding sequence ATGAGTACAGTCCAGATTTCTTATTTGACTGATTTCGATGGAAGAGAGTACGTTAAGTCGTTCTACAATGCTGTTGACGGAAATCCACAAGAAAAGGGGTTTACGCTACTTTACCGAACACAAGTTATTGAATTCTACAAAAGGTATAACTCCAAATGGGATAATAACACTGCCAGATTACTGGAGTTTAGCGGAGGTGCATCAATAGTAGGACTGATCAGTGCTGTACCGTATGTCAATCAAATAATATTCTCTGCTCACACTGAAAGTGAACGTAAGGAGGTTGAACTGTGGAAATTTGAGAAAGACGGAGCAcatgattggagtgatcatttCAAATTTGCAGTTAATGAACTTGAGAACATCACAGGAAATGCTGCCAGGCAGGATAGGGAAAAATTACTGCGTCAACGTATCACTGCTATCATAGGTTGTGATATTTTCCAAGACTATCCATTATCAATCAAACAAGATCCTTTTGAAATAATTTCTGCAAGTCTTTGTCTGGAAGTAGCCTGTAGCACATACCTTGAATACAAGGCAGCTGTGAAAAAGCTTGTGACCCTTTTAAAACCTGGTGGTTTTCTTACCATGTTTGTTGTGGAGCGAGAGACCTTCTACATGGTTGGCGAAAAGAGATGGCCTTGCTTTCCTGTTACACTTGAGCAGGTGAAAGAAGCTTTAGCTGATGCTGGGATGGTGgtccttgtagctgaacgtgATCCCGCTCCAATTCATGATATTGAAAACCCTATTATATCAGACTACAAAGCAGTTGTGTTTGTAGCTGCTCAGAGAGTAGTATTTTAA